Part of the Sulfurovum sp. TSL6 genome, CTTCCGATGCTTAGAGATAGCTATCCCGTAGATATCTACGAGGATGAAAAGTTGGGTGATAAGAAAAGTCTTACGGTACGTTTCTTTATTCAAGCTATGGAAAAAACACTGGAAGAGAGTGATATAGAAGCAGTGATGGGACATATCATGACTGCACTTGAGACAGAATGTAAAGCAGAATTGAGATAAAGATGAAAATACAATTAGCCTCTAGTTATGGATTTTGTTTTGGCGTGGAAAGAGCGATTGAAATAGCTGAAGAACACAGAGGATCTGTCACGTATGGTCCACTGATCCATAATAAGGATGAGATTAATAGACTGAAAGAAGGGTTCAACATCGGCCTTGCTGAACGTCTTGAAGATATCAAGACGGATGCTGCTGTGGTGATCCGTACACATGGTATCCCTAAAAATGAATTGGCTGTGTTAAAAAGTCAAGATCATAAAGTGATAGATGCAACCTGTCCTTATGTCACGACCCCACAAAATATTGTACAAAAGATGAGTGTAGAGGGTTACAGTATCGTGATATTCGGTGACAAGGAACATCCAGAGATCAAAGGCGTAGTGAGTTATGCGGAAGATCTTGAGGATGCGTTTATCGTGCTTGAACCTGAAGAGTTGGAAGCACTTCCTCTTAAAGGGAAGGTTGCTGTTGTTTCCCAAACCACAAAAAAACCTGAAGATTTTGCAAAGATCGTGACAGCATTGATGGCAACACGTAAAGAGATCAGGGTATTTAATACCATTTGTAATGCAACATTTGAAAACCAGGATGCTGCAGCAGAACTGGCTAAAGAGGCTGATGTTATGATAGTCATTGGTGGGAAACACTCTTCTAACACCAAACAACTGCATAGTATCTGTGAACGCGATTGTAAAGACAGTTACCTCATAGAGAATGAAAACGAACTTGAAGCCGGTTGGTTTGAAGGTAAAGCACTTTGTGGTATCTCTGCAGGTGCTTCTACCCCTGACTGGATCGTACAAAACGTGATCAACAAGATACAAGAAATGAAGAAAGTAGATGAGGTTATATGAACACATTAACGCTCAAACCCATTTCTAAAATAGCTGGAGAGATCAATCTCCCGGGATCCAAAAGTCTTTCAAATAGAGCATTACTGCTTGCTGCATTGGCTGAAGGGACTACACATATTACCAATCTTTTAGAGAGTGATGATACCAGACATATGCTCAATGCCCTGAAACAGCTTGGTATCACCTATACCCTCTCTGAAGACAAAACAGAATGTACCGTCATCGGTAATGCAGGAGCGATACACAGTGCAAACCTGCAGGAACTCTTTTTGGGAAATGCAGGTACAGCGATGCGACCACTCTGTGCGGCATTGTGTCTGGGTACAGGTTCTTATCTGCTTACGGGGGAGCCCCGTATGAAAGAGAGACCTATAGGACACTTGGTAGATGCTTTGAGAGAAGCAGGTGCAAAGATCAGCTATCAAGAGAATGAAGGATATCCGCCTCTTTTGATAGAAGCTGATGGGCTCTCTGGTGGTGATGTGAAGATCGACGGTGCGATTTCAAGTCAGTTTTTAACGGCACTCCTGCTCGCTGCCCCTCTGGCAAAAGAGGATATGACTATCTCTATTATCGGGGAACTTGTCTCTAAACCTTATATCGATATTACCCTGCATATTATGAAAGAATTCGGTGTAGAGGTAGAGCATGACAATTATCAAACCTTTAAAGTAAAAGGTAGACAAACCTATAAAGCAGTAGAGAGGTTTATGGTAGAGGGTGATGCTTCTTCTGCGTCTTATTTTCTAGCTGCTGCTGCGATCAAAGGCGGTACGGTCAAAGTGACAGGTATCGGCAAAAAGAGTATCCAGGGTGATGTACAGTTTGTTGATGTCCTTGAAAAAATGGGTGCAATCGTAGAGTGGGGTGATGATTATGTAGCTGTAAGCAGGGGTGAACTGCATCCCATAGATATGGATTTCAACCACATTCCTGATGCTGCAATGACCATAGCGACCACAGCACTTTTTGCAGAAGGTACGACAACGCTTAGAAATATCTATAATTGGCGGGTAAAAGAGACAGATAGACTGTTTGCCATGGCAACTGAACTTCGCAAGGTTGGAGCAGAGGTCGAAGAGGGTGAAGACTACTTAAAAATCACACCACCAAAGAAACTTAAACATGCAGCGATAGACACCTATGATGATCATAGAATGGCCATGTGTTTTTCACTTTTAGCACTCGACCCAGTTTCTGTAACGATCAACGAACCTGAATGTACAGCCAAAACTTTCCCTACATATTTTGAAGTACTTGAGAGTATTTCTTCTTAAAAAAACCAAATAAAAATAGTATTACAAACATACCAAGGTATCACGTTATTTGGGCAAAGAGGCGAAATTGGCCTTGTGTCAGTATAGCTTATGATACTTTTTCTATAAGCCATATTTATGGTTAAAAAGGTATAATAACGCAAAATTAGGCACACATAAGGATAGGTATGAAGTTCGAAGATATCGAAATAGAAGATGTAGATTTTGAGGCGATGCTCGAGGAATCGTTTAAAAAGTCAGAGTCAAAAAGTGATTTAGTTACAGGTACAGTTGTTAAAATAGATGAAAAAGATAATATAGCAGTGATCGACATCGGTGGTGGTAGAGATGCAACTCTTACACTTGATGAACTAAAAGATGAAGAGGGTAACCTTGCGTTTAACGTAGGTGATACTATAGATGTTGTTACTATGGGAAGAGGTCGTATTTCTCACAAAGCTGCATTAAGCAGAGTAGCACTCAATGAGTTTATCGCTGAGTATGATGAAGACCAAGAGTATATCATCGAAGGTGTTGTAACGAAAACAAACAAAGGTGGGTATGTTGTTGACTGTGATGGTCTAGAATTCTTCATGCCACGCACACTTTCTTACCTTTCTTCAAAAGTTGACCCTACAGGTAAAAAAGTAAAAGCGGTTATCGTAAAAGTAGATAAAGAGAAAGGTTCAGTTGTTGTTTCTAGAAAAGAACTTATTGAGCGTGATAAAGCAAAAACAGATGAGATAGTTGCTGAACTTCTTGAGAAAAAAGAACCAGTAGTTGGTACAATCAAGAAAATCACTTCTTATGGTATGTTTGTAGATGTTGGCGGTATTGACGGTCTTGTTCACTACTCACAGATCTCTCATAAAGGTCCAGTGAACCCATCTAAATACTTTTCTGAAGGTGATGTAGTAAATGTTGTAGCACTAGACTATGACAAAAAGAAAAGACACCTTTCACTTTCTATTAAAGATGCAAATCCTGATCCTTGGGCTGACATTGATTCAATTATCGGTGTTGGTGATACTGTTACTGCTACAGTTTCTAACATTGAACCTTATGGTGTATTTGTTGATCTTGGTGAAGATCTTGAAGCATTCCTTCATGTATCTGAAATCTCTTGGGATAAAAATGTTAAACACCCGAAAGACTACCTCGAACTTAATTCAGACATTAATGTTGAAGTGATCGAGATCGATAAAGAGGGTAGAAGATTAAGAGTGAGCCTTAAAAATCTTCTGCCAAAACCTATGGATGCATTTACATCTGAAAACAAAGTAGGTGATGTAGTCACTGGTACAGTAACATCAATCACTGATTTTGGTGCCTTTGTAAAAGTTGGTGCAGTTGAAGGTCTTCTTCACAATCAAGAAATTTCTTGGGATAAATCAAAAAATGCAAAATCTGAACTTAAAGTCGGTGATGAAGTTGAAGTGAAGATCATCAAAATTGACAGAGATGCAGGTAAGATCTCATTGAGTAAAAAAGCGCTTGAAGATTCGCCGGTAAAAGCATTTGCTCAAACGCATAAAAATGGTTCTATCGTAACAGGAACAGTAAAAGATAAAAAAGATTTCGGTGTGTTTATTTCACTTGAAGACAACATCGACGCGCTTATCAGAACAGAAGATCTTCATCCACTCAAGTTTGACGAGATTGAAAAAGGTCAGGAAATTACAGGTGTGATCAGCTTTATCGATGCTGACTCTGATAGAATCAGAGTTTCTGTAAAAAGACTTGAGCGTCAAGAAGAGAGAGAAGCTATGGATCAGCTTAATAAAGAACAAGATGACAGCATGACTCTCGGTGATGCATTTGGCGATAAATTTAAAAGATAATTATTAGAGTAAAGCTTCAAACTATCAAAATGAGGAGATGTGTACTTAAACATATCTCCTTATTTGATTCTTAATATTGAGTTGCCTTCAGTAGGTGGTTCATACGATTAGTCGTATCCTCCCGTACTTTATGGTACTTAAATTTTCACAGAAATAAAGGTTATAAGATGTCAAAAAAGACGATTGTTGTTTGTGACCATATCCACCAAGATGGATTGGATATTCTTGCTAATGATAGTGAAATAGAATTTATAAATGCAGCAGATGAGCCTAAAGATAAGCTTCTTGCTGAGTTTATCCCTTTGGCAGATGTTGCTATCACACGTTCTTCTACAGATGTAGATGATGCATTTTTAGCACAAGCTAAAAAAGTAACAGCAGTAGTACGTGCCGGTGTTGGTGTCGATAACGTAGATATCCCTGGATCTAGTAAACAGGGTATTGTTGTTATGAACGTGCCTACGGCGAACACTATCGCAGCAGTTGAGCTTACATTGACTCATATGCTATCATGTGTAAGAACATTTCCTTATGCACATAATAATCTTAAGCTTGACCGTGTATGGAGAAGACAGGATTGGTATGGTACGGAACTTAAAGACAAAAAACTTGGTATCATCGGTTTTGGTAATATCGGATCACGTGTAGGAAAAAGAGCTAAAGCATTTGAAATGGATATTGTCGCATATGATCCATACATTGATTCAAGTAAAGCTACAGACCTGGATATCGGATACACTAAGAATTTTGAAGATATTCTAGCATGTGATATCATTACGATTCATACACCTAAAAATTCTGAAACGATCGGTATGATTGGTAAAGAAGAGATAGCGAAGATGAAAGATGGTGTGATCCTTATTAACTGTGCGAGAGGTGGTCTTTATGATGAAGATGCACTTTTAGAGGGGCTTACTTCAGGTAAGATCGCAATGGCAGGTATCGATGTATTTAACAAAGAACCAGCGACAGACCACCCACTTCTTGATCTTGAGAATGTGACTGTGACACCTCACCTTGGGGCAAATACTAAAGAATCTCAAAAAAATATTGCGATTCAGGCAGCTGAAAATGCGATCGCAGCCGCAAAAGGTATTTCATACCCGAATGCACTGAATTTACCTATTAAAGAACATGAACTGCCTGATTTTGTAAGACCATACCTGGAACTTATTCAAAAGATTGGTCATATGTCTGCACAGGTCACAAAAAGTGCTGTGAAGTCTATTAAGGTAAGTGGAGCTGGTCCTGTGGCTGAATATTTAGAATCTATGGGTACATTTGCAACGGTAGGTGTACTTACAGAGTCTCTGGGTGATCAAGTAAACTATGTCAATGCTGAATTCGTTGCAGAAGAACGCGACATAGAGATCACAAAAGAAGTAAAACCAAATAACAGTGGATTTACCAATAAAGTCGGTATCAAACTGACAACAGCTGCAGGAACAATTTCTATTGCTGGTACGGTATTTGATGACACTGAACAACGCATTATTGAGATCGATGATTATATCTTGGATGTTGAGCCAAAAGGCACAATGGTCTTCTTTAGAAATACAGACACTCCGGGCGTGATCGGTGATGTAGGTCGGATCATGGCAGAAAATGGTCTGAATATATCTGACTTTAGACTGGGACGTGACAGCAAGAAACAAGCACTGGCTGTTGTACGTGTAGATGGCCAAGTTAAAAAAGAACTTCTCGAACAACTCGCATCATTAGAAGCATGTATTAGCGTTTCTCACGCGACACTTTAAAAACTAAGTGGGTCTTCCACTTAGTTTCATCCTCTCCCACTTTTTATTCCTATTTTATTTCTTATAATTTGTAGTTAGTCCTCTATGGATCAGTACTATAAATAAATAGATTAACTATTGTATCAGGTTATAATAGATATAATTGTTTCTTATTATTATAGCCTCTATCGTATAGAGTGTGTTACTTTGGTTATAATATAATATAATTTTGGATAAATGGAGTGTCTCTTATGAAAAAGTATCTCATTTTTCTTTTCTCATGGCCGCTATTGGCTGGGTTAAATAACCTGGAACTCAATCAGGCTATTTCTATGCTAAAAAACAACAATCTTGAATTAAGAATTTCCCATTTTAATGAACAAATGAAAGCCTATGAAACCGCTGCTGCCAAAGGGAATCACTATGGTAAGTTGGATGTTTCTGCTTCAGGTATGCGATCAAACGATGCAGGGAATGTGTTTGGCTTTAAATTGCAGAGTCGTGAAGCAAACTTTGGTGATTTTGGTGCAGAAGAATTTGTGACATCTCTGAGTAGTCCATCAGGACCAGATTACATAACCCCACCTAGTGCTTTAAATTACCCAGAAACGAGAAACCACTATCAGACAAAAATTTCTTATATGCTGCCTCTGTATACCGGTGGTAAGTTATCAGAATATGGACGAATTACGGATGCTTTACATCGTATGAGCCAATGGGATACACAAAAATTGATGAATGAAAAGATATTTCAGACAAAGAAAGCATTTTATGACATTTCATTGGTAGACAACTATATTTTAAATCTTTCCAAGATCATTCAAAATATCAGTCATTTGGAATCTATTGTCAAAAGTATGGGTGAAGAAGGGTATGCACAGGAGATCGATCTCCTTGAAGTGCAAGCTCGCAGGTCCGAGGCTGAAAGTATGTATAACCAAGCCAAGCTCAACAGGGATCTTGCGTATCAATTTCTTTCATTTTTATTAAATGAAGAAGTGAGTTCTATTAAAAAGGTCAATGAAATGGCACCTATGCCTAAGATTGTTTCCGAAGAACTTGAAAGTAATAATATAGATATACAAAAAGCACTGTTAGGGTTAAAGATCACTCAAATGGCCATGAAGGTTGAAAAAGCGAATTATCTCCCTACGATCGGTGCCTTTGGGGAATATGGAAGTGCAGATGATGAAATGTGGAATGAATTTAGAGACAAAGACTCCTATACTGTAGGGATCCAGTTGAAATGGAATATATTCAATGGCGGTATCGATGCTGCAAATCTTGAAAAAGCAAAAGTGAATCATCTGAAAGTACAAAATGAAGTTTCACTGGCTAAATCGGGTATTGGATTGAAGGTCAAAAAACTTGAAACAGAAATTTTAAGTAAGAATGCAGATGTAAAGAATTATCAAAAACAATTACGTTTTGCAAGAAAAGTCTATGAAAATTACCGTTCACGCTATAAAGAGGGTATTGTTTCTATTTCAGATGTTTTAATGAAGCAATCCAAGGAGCTGGAAGTATTACTTAAGTTACTTACTTTAAAGAATGAACGTAATACCAAGATCTTTGAACTCAATAGTATTTTAAATACAGGGGGAAATGTATGAATAAATTGATTAGTATCATTGTATTGGCACTGATGGTCACCTCTGCACATGCAATAGAAATCGAATTAAGCGGTTCTGTGATCTCTGATAATCAAAAGATGATCACCAGCCGTTATATGGGTTATGTAAAACATATGGCTGTGTCTGAGGGTGACATAGTGAAGAAGGGACAACTTCTTTATGAGATAGATTCAAAAGAGATAGAGTCTGCAGAGAGACAAGTGGATCTGGCTATTTCTCAAGCCAGGCTTTCTCTGCAGATGAATAAAAATCAATATAATAATGTGCTTACCAACCTTGCAAGACATGAAAGACTTTATAAGAAGAAAATGGTTTCCAAATATGAGTTTGAAATGTTGCAACTTTCTGCTAAAAATCTTAAAGATATGGTTACCATTGCCGAACAACAGGTGAAACAAGCATTGGCTAAAAAAGATGAAGTCTTAAATCAGTACAATTATTTGAAGATCCATGCACCAAATGATGGGGTTATTGTCGATAAACGCCTGAATGAAGGAGAAATGGCAATTCCCGGTATGCCGGCAGTTACGTTAACTGATTTGAGTAGATTGACCATCGTAGCAGAAGTGAGTGAAACACAATTAAAATACATACATCTAGGTAAAAAAGCTGATATCTCGATACCTTCTATCGGTTTTAGCACGGTGGGTGAAATCACTTCTATTATCCCAAGTTCAAACCCCATGACACACAAGTTTAAGATCAAAATAAAATTTGATAGGAAGAAGAGTTCTTCTGTTTATCCTGGTATGTATACCAAAATTATGATCAAGTAGGCAATGATGGAAAATAAACAAGCCTATGAAATAGTCAATATAGCAGGAAGACTTGCAAAAAGTTTTTTACGTAATCCATTAACAATAGTTCTGGGTGCAATGTTACTATTGATTGGATATATAGCACTCACTACAATGCCCAGAGAAGAGGATCCACAAATTGCTATATCTGGCGGTGCTGTGATCGTTGCAATGCCAGGGGCAACACCCAAAGAAGTTGAAAATATCATTATAAATCCATTAGAACGTAAATTGCGTGAAATACGCGGGATAGAACATATCTATGGTATGGCTATGGACAATGTAGGTATCGTGAATGTCATGTACTACATTGGTGAAGATAGAGAAGATTCAAATTTAAAGCTCTATGACAAAGTGATGCAAAATATGGATCTTATGCCTAAGGGTGTCATGCAACCTAGTGTCAAACCCTTTGATATTGATAT contains:
- a CDS encoding 4-hydroxy-3-methylbut-2-enyl diphosphate reductase; translated protein: MKIQLASSYGFCFGVERAIEIAEEHRGSVTYGPLIHNKDEINRLKEGFNIGLAERLEDIKTDAAVVIRTHGIPKNELAVLKSQDHKVIDATCPYVTTPQNIVQKMSVEGYSIVIFGDKEHPEIKGVVSYAEDLEDAFIVLEPEELEALPLKGKVAVVSQTTKKPEDFAKIVTALMATRKEIRVFNTICNATFENQDAAAELAKEADVMIVIGGKHSSNTKQLHSICERDCKDSYLIENENELEAGWFEGKALCGISAGASTPDWIVQNVINKIQEMKKVDEVI
- the aroA gene encoding 3-phosphoshikimate 1-carboxyvinyltransferase; this translates as MNTLTLKPISKIAGEINLPGSKSLSNRALLLAALAEGTTHITNLLESDDTRHMLNALKQLGITYTLSEDKTECTVIGNAGAIHSANLQELFLGNAGTAMRPLCAALCLGTGSYLLTGEPRMKERPIGHLVDALREAGAKISYQENEGYPPLLIEADGLSGGDVKIDGAISSQFLTALLLAAPLAKEDMTISIIGELVSKPYIDITLHIMKEFGVEVEHDNYQTFKVKGRQTYKAVERFMVEGDASSASYFLAAAAIKGGTVKVTGIGKKSIQGDVQFVDVLEKMGAIVEWGDDYVAVSRGELHPIDMDFNHIPDAAMTIATTALFAEGTTTLRNIYNWRVKETDRLFAMATELRKVGAEVEEGEDYLKITPPKKLKHAAIDTYDDHRMAMCFSLLALDPVSVTINEPECTAKTFPTYFEVLESISS
- a CDS encoding 30S ribosomal protein S1 is translated as MKFEDIEIEDVDFEAMLEESFKKSESKSDLVTGTVVKIDEKDNIAVIDIGGGRDATLTLDELKDEEGNLAFNVGDTIDVVTMGRGRISHKAALSRVALNEFIAEYDEDQEYIIEGVVTKTNKGGYVVDCDGLEFFMPRTLSYLSSKVDPTGKKVKAVIVKVDKEKGSVVVSRKELIERDKAKTDEIVAELLEKKEPVVGTIKKITSYGMFVDVGGIDGLVHYSQISHKGPVNPSKYFSEGDVVNVVALDYDKKKRHLSLSIKDANPDPWADIDSIIGVGDTVTATVSNIEPYGVFVDLGEDLEAFLHVSEISWDKNVKHPKDYLELNSDINVEVIEIDKEGRRLRVSLKNLLPKPMDAFTSENKVGDVVTGTVTSITDFGAFVKVGAVEGLLHNQEISWDKSKNAKSELKVGDEVEVKIIKIDRDAGKISLSKKALEDSPVKAFAQTHKNGSIVTGTVKDKKDFGVFISLEDNIDALIRTEDLHPLKFDEIEKGQEITGVISFIDADSDRIRVSVKRLERQEEREAMDQLNKEQDDSMTLGDAFGDKFKR
- the serA gene encoding phosphoglycerate dehydrogenase, translated to MSKKTIVVCDHIHQDGLDILANDSEIEFINAADEPKDKLLAEFIPLADVAITRSSTDVDDAFLAQAKKVTAVVRAGVGVDNVDIPGSSKQGIVVMNVPTANTIAAVELTLTHMLSCVRTFPYAHNNLKLDRVWRRQDWYGTELKDKKLGIIGFGNIGSRVGKRAKAFEMDIVAYDPYIDSSKATDLDIGYTKNFEDILACDIITIHTPKNSETIGMIGKEEIAKMKDGVILINCARGGLYDEDALLEGLTSGKIAMAGIDVFNKEPATDHPLLDLENVTVTPHLGANTKESQKNIAIQAAENAIAAAKGISYPNALNLPIKEHELPDFVRPYLELIQKIGHMSAQVTKSAVKSIKVSGAGPVAEYLESMGTFATVGVLTESLGDQVNYVNAEFVAEERDIEITKEVKPNNSGFTNKVGIKLTTAAGTISIAGTVFDDTEQRIIEIDDYILDVEPKGTMVFFRNTDTPGVIGDVGRIMAENGLNISDFRLGRDSKKQALAVVRVDGQVKKELLEQLASLEACISVSHATL
- a CDS encoding TolC family protein, with protein sequence MKKYLIFLFSWPLLAGLNNLELNQAISMLKNNNLELRISHFNEQMKAYETAAAKGNHYGKLDVSASGMRSNDAGNVFGFKLQSREANFGDFGAEEFVTSLSSPSGPDYITPPSALNYPETRNHYQTKISYMLPLYTGGKLSEYGRITDALHRMSQWDTQKLMNEKIFQTKKAFYDISLVDNYILNLSKIIQNISHLESIVKSMGEEGYAQEIDLLEVQARRSEAESMYNQAKLNRDLAYQFLSFLLNEEVSSIKKVNEMAPMPKIVSEELESNNIDIQKALLGLKITQMAMKVEKANYLPTIGAFGEYGSADDEMWNEFRDKDSYTVGIQLKWNIFNGGIDAANLEKAKVNHLKVQNEVSLAKSGIGLKVKKLETEILSKNADVKNYQKQLRFARKVYENYRSRYKEGIVSISDVLMKQSKELEVLLKLLTLKNERNTKIFELNSILNTGGNV
- a CDS encoding efflux RND transporter periplasmic adaptor subunit; protein product: MNKLISIIVLALMVTSAHAIEIELSGSVISDNQKMITSRYMGYVKHMAVSEGDIVKKGQLLYEIDSKEIESAERQVDLAISQARLSLQMNKNQYNNVLTNLARHERLYKKKMVSKYEFEMLQLSAKNLKDMVTIAEQQVKQALAKKDEVLNQYNYLKIHAPNDGVIVDKRLNEGEMAIPGMPAVTLTDLSRLTIVAEVSETQLKYIHLGKKADISIPSIGFSTVGEITSIIPSSNPMTHKFKIKIKFDRKKSSSVYPGMYTKIMIK